A window of Calonectris borealis chromosome 3, bCalBor7.hap1.2, whole genome shotgun sequence contains these coding sequences:
- the AIG1 gene encoding androgen-induced gene 1 protein isoform X14: MALVPCQVLRAAILLSYCSILCNYKAIDMPAHQTYGGSWKFLTFIDLGRPGEEPAGHRGSGAGWFERRKTRTKPRGCCL; the protein is encoded by the exons ATGGCGCTGgtgccctgccaggtgctgcGCGCCGCCATCCTCCTGTCCTATTGCTCCATCCTGTGCAATTACAAGGCCATTGACATGCCCGCGCATCAGACCTATGGAGGCAGCTGGAAATTTCTGACCTTCATAGACCTG GGCCGGCCGGGAGAGGAGCCAGCCGGACACCGCGGCAGCGGAGCCGGGTGGTTTGAACGGAGAAAGACACGGACAAAGCCGAGGGGCTGCTGCCTGTGA
- the AIG1 gene encoding androgen-induced gene 1 protein isoform X15, which produces MALVPCQVLRAAILLSYCSILCNYKAIDMPAHQTYGGSWKFLTFIDL; this is translated from the exons ATGGCGCTGgtgccctgccaggtgctgcGCGCCGCCATCCTCCTGTCCTATTGCTCCATCCTGTGCAATTACAAGGCCATTGACATGCCCGCGCATCAGACCTATGGAGGCAGCTGGAAATTTCTGACCTTCATAGACCTG TAA